Proteins encoded within one genomic window of Halocatena marina:
- a CDS encoding M48 family metallopeptidase, with protein MDWSLDRHLQRRMALTLLALAALTTAFATSITVFLAWGVEWFSGLFGLQLPFEHRLALGGVMTLIVGIIILWRALRKDAAETFDAFPVGPAAYPDLHATVTRIAQIADIPTPSVYITDRERPLAMTTGISVDDTKLVVSTGLLDALDADELDAVVAHEVAHIKNRDATVMTLVELPLASARNLGRTLRSMGHFALLVVAICSYAFWGVGRLLVASLSRSREIAADRGASALLGDSAALASALKTLDDDVPSAPDRDAREAALASLSIVPDSNEERGPKLTYEGRRPILWGPRLRIRRVHHRLYERYLRSALATHPATDERIDHLRTVERDQTRTTSRR; from the coding sequence ATGGATTGGTCTCTTGACAGACACCTCCAACGACGGATGGCACTAACACTGCTCGCGCTGGCAGCGCTCACAACTGCGTTCGCCACCAGCATCACCGTCTTCTTAGCGTGGGGGGTCGAATGGTTTAGTGGACTATTCGGTCTTCAATTGCCCTTCGAACACCGGCTCGCTCTCGGTGGCGTGATGACGCTCATTGTAGGCATCATCATTCTTTGGCGAGCATTGCGAAAGGACGCCGCCGAGACGTTCGACGCTTTTCCCGTTGGTCCAGCGGCGTACCCTGACCTCCACGCAACGGTCACACGGATCGCACAGATCGCCGATATTCCGACCCCGTCTGTGTATATTACTGACCGTGAGCGCCCGCTGGCGATGACGACCGGCATCTCGGTCGACGACACGAAACTCGTCGTCTCAACAGGGTTGCTCGACGCGCTTGACGCCGACGAACTGGATGCCGTCGTCGCCCACGAGGTCGCACACATCAAGAACCGCGATGCGACCGTGATGACGCTCGTCGAACTCCCACTAGCGAGTGCTCGGAACCTCGGACGGACGCTCCGTAGTATGGGACATTTCGCCCTGCTGGTGGTTGCGATCTGCTCCTACGCCTTCTGGGGAGTCGGCCGCCTACTGGTCGCCTCGCTGTCTCGTTCACGAGAAATCGCCGCCGACCGCGGCGCAAGCGCGTTGCTCGGCGATTCTGCAGCGCTAGCGAGCGCCCTCAAGACGCTCGACGATGACGTTCCCTCAGCGCCCGACCGGGACGCTCGTGAGGCTGCGCTTGCCTCGTTATCGATCGTTCCCGATTCGAACGAGGAACGGGGACCGAAACTCACCTACGAGGGACGCCGACCGATCCTCTGGGGTCCTCGACTCCGGATTCGACGGGTCCATCACCGGCTGTACGAGCGATACCTCCGCTCTGCACTGGCAACCCATCCAGCAACCGACGAGCGCATCGACCATCTCAGGACGGTCGAACGTGACCAGACTCGCACCACTTCCCGGCGGTGA
- a CDS encoding NAD-dependent epimerase/dehydratase family protein produces the protein MELTGKRLVVTGGAGLIGSVLSNRLAVDNDVLVVDDLSNGIRKSVPDGVTFVEGDLTDRSLVADVITEDVDGVFHLAAADKYVDTDEPRAQFEANGEMTYNILERMDEVGVSNIAFTSSCTVYGEAGEPTPETYGPLEPISIYGATKLADESLLSVYGHTHDFTVWTFRFANIVGPRFGAGVVPDFVEKLDANPETLTILGNGKQEKSYMHVEECVDAMCHIVEHADEPVNIYNLATQSTTSVDRVAEIVSEEMGLDPDYEYTGGERGWTGDVSTVLLPIDKLLDLGWENELSSDESVRQVAREIIDLLD, from the coding sequence ATGGAACTCACCGGGAAACGCCTCGTTGTCACTGGTGGAGCAGGACTCATCGGATCAGTACTGTCCAACCGACTCGCTGTCGACAACGACGTGCTCGTCGTTGACGATCTTTCGAACGGTATCCGTAAATCGGTTCCCGACGGTGTGACGTTCGTCGAGGGAGACCTCACCGATCGGTCCCTCGTCGCCGATGTTATAACAGAAGATGTCGATGGCGTGTTCCATCTCGCAGCGGCCGATAAGTACGTCGACACCGACGAACCCCGAGCGCAGTTCGAAGCCAACGGAGAGATGACGTACAACATTCTCGAACGGATGGACGAAGTCGGCGTCTCGAACATCGCGTTCACGTCGTCGTGTACAGTCTACGGTGAGGCAGGAGAGCCAACCCCAGAGACGTACGGCCCACTCGAACCGATCAGTATCTACGGTGCGACCAAACTCGCCGACGAATCGCTGCTTTCAGTGTATGGACACACCCACGACTTCACCGTCTGGACGTTCCGATTTGCGAACATCGTCGGGCCACGATTCGGAGCAGGCGTCGTTCCCGATTTCGTCGAAAAACTCGATGCGAATCCTGAAACACTCACAATCCTCGGAAACGGGAAACAGGAAAAGTCCTACATGCACGTTGAGGAGTGCGTCGACGCGATGTGTCATATCGTCGAGCATGCTGATGAACCCGTCAACATCTACAACCTCGCAACACAGTCGACAACGTCGGTCGATCGTGTTGCCGAAATCGTAAGCGAGGAGATGGGACTCGATCCCGACTACGAGTACACTGGTGGTGAGCGTGGGTGGACCGGTGACGTCTCGACCGTTTTGCTCCCGATCGACAAGCTCCTCGATCTCGGCTGGGAAAATGAGTTATCGAGCGACGAATCCGTCCGGCAAGTCGCCCGAGAGATCATCGACCTGCTCGATTGA
- a CDS encoding BsuPI-related putative proteinase inhibitor, translating to MVEGTLTVNPGQPVVFTFTVTNTTDQPVSLRFQDACKADFVARVEDTERWRWSVGQMFAQILEEVSLAPNEQTTFEAAWDDPDPGSYTAHAELMANNTTCEAETTFSVE from the coding sequence ATGGTCGAAGGAACGTTAACTGTTAATCCAGGTCAACCGGTAGTATTCACGTTTACTGTCACAAACACCACAGATCAGCCGGTTTCGCTTCGGTTTCAGGACGCCTGCAAGGCCGACTTCGTGGCACGCGTGGAGGATACAGAGCGCTGGCGATGGAGTGTGGGACAGATGTTCGCACAAATCCTTGAGGAAGTTTCCCTCGCGCCGAACGAGCAAACGACGTTCGAAGCAGCGTGGGACGATCCAGATCCTGGTTCGTACACCGCGCACGCGGAGCTTATGGCGAACAATACCACTTGCGAAGCTGAAACAACGTTCTCCGTCGAATAA
- a CDS encoding MFS transporter has product MTTSTADEPSLWRNQNFWRFFAGQFVTNAGDSLYTVAILWLVFELSGSTILSGIANALLLLPWLLQILAGPIVDRLPLRPILVGSQALQGIVVLVLPLAAVTGRLSVGVLLAVASVLTLTTVLMAPMQATLVPRIVADARLSRANSALSTVTLGLDMVFDALGGVFIAVFGATTLFLFDSITFAVAGLLFAGITVPVSSTDGEPEATNESVFGSYVADLQAGVDVLRGSVFVDLVLMTAVFNLATGVTLAILPAFGDARGGPAVYGLLLGALGIGRLVGSLVAPFFERVAYGRLKLVGESLAACCWFAAAHAPSPSLTVVLFGLAWVPAGISGVLTATLNQTMFPSDLLGRVSSIKGTASGATLPLGSLVGGLVAEVLGTTTTMGLAAAGFGFTGLYFLVHPQLRRLPPVADASPETFDVTVSSSHDQG; this is encoded by the coding sequence ATGACCACCAGCACGGCCGATGAGCCGTCGTTGTGGCGAAATCAAAACTTCTGGCGATTCTTCGCTGGGCAGTTCGTGACGAACGCCGGCGACAGCCTCTACACCGTCGCTATTCTGTGGCTCGTCTTTGAGCTCAGCGGTTCAACTATCCTCTCTGGGATTGCGAATGCGCTGTTGTTGCTCCCGTGGCTCTTGCAGATACTCGCCGGGCCGATCGTAGATCGACTGCCACTCAGACCCATCCTCGTCGGATCACAAGCTCTGCAGGGAATCGTCGTGCTCGTGCTCCCGCTCGCCGCCGTGACAGGCAGGCTGAGCGTCGGTGTGCTGCTCGCGGTCGCCTCGGTGCTAACGCTGACAACGGTGCTGATGGCACCGATGCAGGCGACGCTCGTCCCACGAATTGTCGCCGACGCGCGGCTGTCGCGGGCCAACTCTGCGCTCTCGACTGTCACGCTCGGACTGGACATGGTGTTCGACGCCCTCGGCGGCGTGTTTATCGCTGTCTTCGGCGCAACGACGCTGTTCCTGTTCGATTCAATCACGTTTGCCGTCGCGGGTCTACTGTTCGCCGGAATCACAGTGCCGGTGTCCTCCACGGACGGAGAGCCTGAAGCCACTAACGAGTCGGTGTTCGGATCGTACGTCGCCGACCTGCAGGCGGGGGTTGACGTACTCCGTGGGAGCGTGTTCGTCGATCTGGTGCTTATGACGGCCGTTTTCAACCTCGCTACCGGAGTAACGCTTGCAATCCTACCAGCGTTCGGTGATGCGCGCGGTGGACCCGCTGTCTATGGGTTGTTGCTCGGCGCGCTCGGTATCGGCCGACTCGTCGGATCACTCGTCGCACCCTTCTTCGAGCGTGTTGCGTACGGCCGGCTGAAGCTTGTCGGTGAATCACTGGCCGCCTGCTGCTGGTTTGCCGCGGCGCACGCACCGTCACCCTCGCTCACCGTCGTCCTGTTCGGACTCGCGTGGGTTCCTGCAGGCATCAGCGGTGTACTTACGGCGACGCTGAATCAGACCATGTTTCCGAGCGATCTCCTCGGACGTGTGTCTTCTATCAAGGGAACCGCCTCCGGAGCTACGCTGCCGCTCGGCTCACTCGTCGGCGGCCTCGTTGCCGAGGTGCTGGGCACGACGACCACGATGGGGCTGGCCGCGGCTGGGTTCGGGTTCACGGGACTGTACTTTCTTGTTCATCCGCAACTCCGGCGTCTCCCACCGGTCGCTGACGCCTCTCCTGAGACATTCGACGTGACAGTATCATCTTCTCACGATCAGGGGTAG
- a CDS encoding DNA repair exonuclease, producing MKDALKLLCTGDFHLGRHPSRIPDSLDGPKLSPTSVWLSIVQNAIDSDVDAVVIAGDVVDQENRYFEAYGAFEDGISRLHEEEIPVVVVAGNHDADVLPEMIDNLDFGTLQFLGRDGEWERWTLERDGEPLAHFDGWSFPSEHVYESPLDEYDLPKVDGVPHIGVLHADLNSRKSQYAPVQSRALRDTSADAWLLGHIHSPAIQIDSQPLALYSGSPQPLDPGEQQTHGPWTITISQAGKVRAEQVPLASVRYDHISVDVSGAGDAEEVASILSEEITERVRSELDTSALEVSLIRVRLTGRTDAHSALVDQHRSMERELKFNEDSVSIRVESIEVDTRPAIDLEALSEGDNAVAYLAGLLLEIENGDPHENYPDLIDGSLAAMHKAHNANAYTPLRRETELDEPDEADAIECLEQQARVLLDTLLRQKEGTA from the coding sequence ATGAAGGACGCCCTAAAACTACTCTGTACAGGAGATTTCCACCTCGGCCGCCACCCGAGTCGAATTCCGGACAGTTTGGATGGTCCCAAACTGTCTCCCACATCCGTTTGGTTGTCGATTGTCCAGAACGCCATCGACAGTGATGTCGATGCTGTCGTGATCGCTGGCGATGTCGTAGATCAGGAAAATCGGTACTTCGAGGCGTATGGAGCGTTTGAGGACGGGATTTCCCGACTCCACGAAGAGGAAATTCCAGTCGTCGTGGTAGCTGGGAATCACGACGCTGATGTTCTCCCAGAGATGATCGACAATCTCGACTTTGGTACCCTCCAGTTTCTCGGGAGGGACGGTGAGTGGGAACGCTGGACTCTCGAACGGGACGGCGAGCCGCTTGCGCATTTCGATGGGTGGTCGTTCCCGTCCGAACACGTCTACGAGTCACCGCTCGACGAGTACGATCTCCCAAAGGTTGATGGCGTACCTCACATTGGCGTACTTCACGCTGACCTCAACTCGCGTAAAAGTCAGTACGCGCCAGTCCAGTCTCGTGCACTCCGCGACACGTCGGCAGATGCCTGGTTACTCGGTCATATTCACAGTCCGGCGATCCAAATCGACTCACAGCCGCTGGCCCTCTACTCAGGATCACCACAACCTCTCGATCCAGGAGAACAGCAGACCCACGGCCCGTGGACAATCACAATTTCTCAGGCAGGGAAAGTGCGTGCTGAGCAGGTTCCTTTAGCCTCAGTTCGCTATGATCACATTTCAGTCGACGTGTCCGGTGCGGGCGACGCAGAAGAAGTGGCTTCCATACTTTCGGAGGAGATTACAGAGCGCGTTCGCTCCGAACTCGATACCAGCGCCTTGGAGGTCAGCCTCATCAGAGTTCGTCTCACAGGCCGGACGGATGCACACTCGGCGCTTGTTGATCAGCATCGATCGATGGAGCGTGAACTCAAGTTCAACGAGGATTCAGTTTCGATCCGGGTCGAATCGATCGAGGTCGACACCCGTCCAGCAATTGACCTCGAAGCCCTCTCAGAAGGAGACAACGCGGTCGCATATCTCGCTGGTCTCTTGTTAGAAATCGAGAACGGTGATCCTCACGAGAACTATCCGGACCTGATTGACGGTTCGTTGGCTGCGATGCATAAGGCTCACAATGCGAACGCATACACACCTCTCCGACGCGAAACCGAACTCGATGAGCCAGACGAAGCTGACGCAATCGAATGTCTCGAACAGCAGGCACGAGTGCTGCTTGACACCTTGCTCAGACAGAAGGAGGGTACTGCATGA
- a CDS encoding AAA family ATPase — protein MTRDPICFEEIHVTHAPGFETGGFVVDNLCSGINVVHGPNAAGKTTLAEAVEWLCWPEAADERASLVGRFSMNSDTWRVEVENGRSTYQRDGQETNGPRLPPSDQCDRYRLSLYDLLQRDNTNESFAEIIERESAGGYDLSTAHDTLSYSDSPSRANRNVVQDAKGAIQELHEARNEVAQLHKEQDKLSRLRTELEAARQAQEQTELLKQAIDHAQVRNELKQAESRLDEFPEAVERVDGDEIDHVRTLEDQIDEWTTKKTEAEETKSDAQERLAASDLPEQGLPTGRIDHLKRLRDDLASAEDRKRDLKEDLVDAKRQRETAREDIPLEVDNKDLVDFEPVTWKTISKFAREAEELQAERNERNAIQQLLADGTHSGPDLSTLLRASQSLEDWLATSVTTDSNGGSKAVRIAVFSSASLAAAGIVLGLLVHPLLFSILLVAVGILWYGLRDRSQLSDGSDSRELHRESFQKTGLRPPEGWSDDEVRTRLINLYDEIAKRQLSERRTEWRNSLATDAETLEQKEQALAQTRTKLQEQLGAAPDASDVELVVLSKRVLDWQDTNDEVEGILERIETVNGQIEMAHAELRVKLEPYSYDDIESSGKATETIRQLETREQQHETAQRDLDQATQTVREATGKIDDLVDERDEIYADLGLETDDHDTLETLCDRVDAYNSVKSDVRNAEIRTKTEFEKLKSYPEFEPELKTREITDLRGDLREAEQSAGEYDELQSQIANIKAEIGQAKSDNQVETALTKRNRTLDALQDQRADDCSAMVGDALVDHVQEATMETNRPEVFERARNILTTITKGRYRLDFDENEATFRAFDKSEQTGLALDELSSGTRVQVLLAVRIAFVEQQEQGAQIPLLLDETLANTDDRRAEMIIESVIALAQNGRQIFYFTAQGHEVAKWLDALTDTNDLNHQIIDLVTASNIDNAVQIPDLKSTESFTAAPPSPDGHDHASFGEALDVESFDLHRGVGTAHLWYVVDDVEALYQLLDSGIKRWGQLDNLLKRGNGNLLWDSDQLVTARENAAALNEFVAAWRIGRGKPVDREVLNSSGAVSETFIDEVSELAKELERDGSQIVEALHGGEVNLFRSGKADDLKIYLEENEYIVPQDTLDLVQIRARVVERFIDEGVPREEAKDRTDELLLRLSEN, from the coding sequence ATGACTCGAGATCCGATCTGCTTCGAGGAGATTCATGTCACTCATGCTCCTGGCTTCGAGACCGGTGGCTTCGTTGTCGACAACCTGTGTTCTGGAATTAATGTTGTTCATGGACCGAACGCGGCAGGAAAAACCACGCTCGCCGAGGCTGTCGAATGGCTATGCTGGCCGGAGGCAGCCGACGAACGTGCCTCTCTCGTTGGGAGGTTCTCGATGAACAGTGATACGTGGCGGGTTGAGGTTGAGAATGGGCGCTCGACCTACCAGCGTGATGGTCAGGAGACAAATGGTCCGCGTCTTCCCCCGTCCGACCAATGCGATCGCTACCGTCTCTCGCTCTACGATCTACTTCAGCGGGACAACACCAACGAATCGTTTGCAGAGATCATTGAACGGGAATCGGCGGGTGGCTACGATCTCTCGACAGCACACGACACCCTCAGTTATTCGGACTCTCCGAGTAGAGCCAATAGGAACGTCGTTCAGGACGCAAAGGGAGCGATTCAGGAGTTGCATGAAGCGCGAAACGAGGTTGCTCAGCTTCACAAAGAGCAAGACAAACTCTCTCGGCTGCGTACTGAACTGGAAGCCGCGCGTCAAGCCCAAGAGCAGACAGAACTGCTAAAGCAGGCAATAGATCACGCGCAGGTTAGAAATGAGCTTAAACAGGCCGAATCGAGGCTCGACGAGTTTCCCGAGGCAGTAGAACGGGTCGACGGAGACGAGATCGACCACGTTCGTACTCTCGAAGACCAGATCGACGAGTGGACTACAAAGAAGACTGAGGCTGAGGAAACGAAATCGGATGCTCAGGAACGGCTTGCTGCGTCTGATCTTCCTGAGCAGGGTCTTCCGACCGGCCGTATTGACCATCTGAAGCGACTTCGTGATGATCTTGCATCCGCGGAGGACCGAAAGCGAGATCTCAAAGAGGATCTGGTAGACGCGAAACGACAGCGAGAAACTGCCCGAGAAGATATCCCCTTAGAGGTTGACAATAAAGATCTCGTCGACTTTGAACCAGTCACCTGGAAAACCATCTCGAAGTTCGCACGAGAGGCTGAGGAACTTCAGGCTGAACGGAACGAGAGGAACGCCATACAGCAACTACTCGCGGATGGAACGCACTCTGGTCCCGATCTATCGACCCTCCTGCGGGCGAGCCAATCGTTGGAAGACTGGCTGGCTACATCCGTCACCACCGATTCGAACGGCGGTTCCAAGGCAGTCCGAATCGCGGTGTTTTCGTCGGCTTCACTCGCGGCAGCGGGCATCGTGTTAGGGTTGTTGGTCCATCCGCTTCTGTTCTCTATTCTGCTTGTCGCTGTTGGTATCTTATGGTACGGTCTTCGTGATCGATCTCAGCTCTCGGACGGGAGCGACTCCCGAGAGCTACACCGTGAGTCGTTTCAAAAAACCGGCTTGAGACCGCCAGAGGGATGGAGTGATGACGAGGTCCGTACCCGTCTAATTAACCTTTACGACGAAATAGCGAAGCGTCAGCTTTCCGAACGGCGTACTGAGTGGCGCAATAGCCTTGCCACGGATGCTGAAACACTCGAACAGAAAGAACAAGCGCTAGCGCAAACTCGCACCAAGCTTCAGGAACAGTTGGGAGCAGCTCCAGACGCTTCTGATGTCGAACTCGTCGTGCTCTCTAAGCGAGTGCTTGACTGGCAGGATACCAATGACGAGGTTGAGGGCATTCTGGAGCGTATCGAGACCGTCAACGGGCAGATCGAGATGGCGCACGCGGAACTCCGAGTGAAACTCGAGCCCTACAGTTACGACGATATTGAGAGCTCTGGTAAGGCGACCGAGACGATCCGTCAGCTCGAAACCCGCGAGCAGCAACACGAAACTGCACAGAGAGACTTAGATCAGGCGACTCAGACGGTTCGAGAAGCGACCGGGAAAATAGACGATCTGGTCGACGAGCGCGACGAAATCTATGCAGATCTCGGTCTCGAGACTGATGATCACGACACGCTAGAGACACTCTGTGATCGAGTCGATGCATACAACTCGGTAAAATCGGACGTACGAAACGCCGAAATTCGGACGAAGACGGAGTTCGAGAAACTCAAAAGCTATCCGGAATTCGAACCGGAGCTTAAGACACGAGAGATTACTGATCTTCGAGGTGATCTTCGTGAGGCTGAACAATCGGCCGGAGAGTACGACGAACTACAGTCTCAAATAGCCAATATTAAAGCAGAAATCGGGCAAGCAAAGTCAGACAATCAAGTGGAAACCGCACTCACAAAGCGGAATCGGACGCTTGATGCGTTACAAGATCAACGTGCGGACGACTGTTCTGCGATGGTCGGCGATGCACTGGTCGATCACGTTCAAGAGGCAACGATGGAAACCAATCGTCCGGAGGTCTTCGAGCGTGCCCGAAACATCTTGACGACAATCACGAAGGGCCGATATCGGTTGGACTTCGACGAGAATGAAGCCACGTTCCGTGCATTCGACAAAAGCGAACAAACGGGGCTCGCGCTTGATGAACTTTCGAGTGGGACCCGTGTACAGGTCTTGTTGGCTGTTCGGATTGCATTCGTTGAACAACAAGAACAGGGAGCTCAGATTCCACTCCTCCTCGATGAGACACTTGCCAACACAGACGATCGCAGGGCGGAGATGATCATCGAATCAGTGATTGCTCTCGCGCAAAATGGGCGTCAGATCTTCTACTTCACCGCACAGGGCCACGAAGTCGCAAAATGGCTCGACGCTCTGACGGACACAAACGACCTCAATCACCAGATCATCGACCTTGTGACTGCCAGTAATATCGATAACGCTGTGCAGATCCCTGATCTGAAATCCACCGAGTCGTTCACTGCAGCGCCTCCCAGCCCAGACGGTCACGACCACGCTTCGTTTGGGGAAGCACTTGATGTGGAGTCGTTCGATCTTCACCGTGGCGTCGGCACAGCACACCTGTGGTACGTCGTTGATGACGTTGAGGCGCTCTATCAACTCTTAGACTCTGGAATCAAACGGTGGGGACAACTGGACAACCTGCTCAAGCGGGGTAACGGAAATCTTCTCTGGGACTCTGATCAGTTGGTGACCGCTCGAGAGAACGCGGCAGCGTTGAATGAGTTCGTCGCCGCTTGGAGGATCGGCCGCGGCAAGCCCGTAGACCGGGAGGTTCTCAACTCATCTGGCGCCGTGAGCGAAACTTTCATCGACGAAGTCTCCGAACTTGCAAAGGAACTGGAAAGAGATGGCAGTCAGATCGTCGAAGCCTTGCACGGCGGCGAAGTGAACTTATTCCGGAGCGGAAAAGCAGACGATCTAAAGATCTATCTCGAAGAAAACGAGTATATTGTACCACAAGACACGCTGGATCTGGTGCAGATTCGTGCCCGGGTTGTCGAGCGATTCATTGATGAAGGTGTCCCCCGCGAAGAGGCCAAAGACAGGACCGACGAACTGCTATTACGACTAAGCGAGAACTGA